From the genome of Vicia villosa cultivar HV-30 ecotype Madison, WI linkage group LG2, Vvil1.0, whole genome shotgun sequence, one region includes:
- the LOC131647327 gene encoding uncharacterized protein At5g39865 produces the protein MGCVSSKQKRCNHCNIPYCSVSRSYTMHVHHPPQSKGDSYHLVALTSTTLGSLELVSHSQSNGFVPTARSLHADNKQCNEFEVGTNFMFSGGKVSESFKEEEEENEAKTWSSMIVEKLPKSIVNNQITKPTCGLDEKESIINTWELMEGLEETTPLQSPNHLEDLSFEVVNVEPQKTSIMVNDDDGIDLHKPKLDPMIELEGSNDSSLKVKVLDFDDFKVVSSFKDSFHEKQEGMDKKISFFEEKKINDDVFVDFKVSSHGKKEKVVLYFTSLRMVRKTYEDCCNVKIILKGLGIRVDERDVSMHLEFKEELKELLGEEYGKGGLPKVFIGRKYIGGVEEIQKLHDDKKLEKLLDCCEKIDKIGGGGDNGGCQVCGDIKFVPCETCYGSCKIYYEDDCEVGEFGFQRCSYCNENGLVRCSICCL, from the coding sequence ATGGGTTGTGTAAGTTCCAAACAAAAGAGATGTAATCATTGCAACATACCTTATTGCTCTGTTTCTAGAAGCTacacaatgcatgtacatcatccaCCTCAAAGCAAAGGAGATAGTTATCATCTTGTGGCATTGACATCAACAACATTGGGTTCTTTGGAGCTTGTATCTCATAGTCAAAGCAATGGTTTTGTTCCGACCGCACGTTCGTTGCACGCAGACAATAAGCAGTGCAACGAATTTGAGGTCGGAACAAATTTCATGTTTTCCGGTGGAAAGGTTAGTGAGAGCTTCAAAGAGGAGGAGGAAGAGAATGAGGCCAAAACATGGTCTAGTATGATTGTGGAGAAATTGCCAAAATCTATTGTCAATAATCAAATCACAAAACCAACTTGTGGGCTTGATGAGAAGGAGAGTATCATCAACACATGGGAACTAATGGAAGGTCTTGAAGAGACAACTCCTTTACAATCACCAAATCACTTAGAAGATTTATCTTTTGAGGTTGTCAATGTTGAACCACAAAAGACTAGTATCATGGTGAATGATGATGATGGCATTGATTTACACAAACCCAAGTTGGATCCAATGATTGAGTTGGAGGGTTCAAATGATTCAAGTCTCAAGGTTAAAGTTTTAGATTTTGATGATTTTAAAGTTGTTTCCTCATTCAAGGATTCATTTCACGAGAAGCAAGAAGGGATGGATAAAAAGATATCCTTTTTTGAGGAAAAGAAAATCAATGATGATGTTTTTGTAGATTTCAAGGTTTCCTCACATGGGAAGAAGGAAAAAGTTGTCTTGTATTTCACAAGCCTACGTATGGTGAGAAAAACTTATGAAGATTGTTGCAATGTGAAGATAATTTTGAAAGGCTTAGGCATAAGGGTTGATGAGAGAGATGTTTCAATGCATTTAGAATTCAAAGAAGAGCTCAAAGAGTTACTTGGTGAAGAGTATGGCAAAGGAGGATTACCAAAGGTGTTTATTGGAAGGAAATACATTGGTGGAGTTGAGGAAATTCAAAAACTTCATGatgataagaagcttgagaaattaCTTGATTGTTGTGAAAAGATTGATAAGATTGGAGGAGGAGGTGATAATGGTGGATGTCAAGTTTGTGGTGATATAAAGTTTGTGCCTTGTGAAACATGTTATGGAAGTTGTAAAATTTACTATGAAGATGATTGTGAAGTTGGAGAGTTTGGATTCCAAAGGTGTTCTTATTGCAATGAAAATGGACTAGTTAGATGTTCCATTTGTTGTTTATAG